The genomic DNA CTGGGTTGCCTGAAGTACCTTTTGCGTCACGCCTGCTGCCCCGCCCAGCATTTGCGCCATCATTTCGGACATGATGTTATTGCTGTAGATATTCATCGCCTTGAGGATGTCCACCATCGGCAGAGACTGGTGGCGAACCAGGGGCGTTAGGGATTTGGCTTGAATTTGCTCCGGTGAATTGACCAGCACCGTGCCGTTGATTCTAATCTGGGGGCGATCGGTTCCGGGAGGCAGTTTGCTGTACTGGGTCGAAACTTCGGCAGACCAGCGGTTAGCATCTAATCCCTGCTTCAGCAGCGACCCCGATTTCACCGGATCAGCCTCAAAATTCATGGCAAAATTGCCGGACACGATCAGGTTGCCCGTTACCTGCCGGATGCCCTTCTGCCGCAGCGCATTTCCCAGGACGATCGCCTCTTCCCAAACAAAGAACGGATCGCCGCCGCCCTGCACCACCAGATCGCCCTTCAGCACGCCATTCTCGATCGAACCCGCCGCACTCACCAGCGTCTCAAACCGATGATCGATACCCCAAGTTTCCAGCGCCGCCAGGGTGGTTGCCGTTTTGGTCAGGGATGCCGCCGGAAGAGGAGTAATGCCCTGATGTTCCGCTAAAATTTCGTTACCTGCCTGAATCCAAACTCCCTGACCTTCGAGCCGCAAATTTAAAGCGCCCAGTGCCGCCAGGTGGGTTCGCATCGCCAGTTCTGCCTGGGGGTCGGGCTTTCGTACGGTTGCCGATCGCACCCAGACCGTATCCAGCCAGGGAGATAGGTTAGACGATCGCAAAAGCTGTACTTTTGGCTCTTGCTGCTGGAAAAAAAGGGAAAGAAGTCCGTGAAACAGGTCTAACACCGTCGAACCATCCTCGAAACTGCCTGCATATCATTTCTGATAGATGATAGACGCTGATTTGGCGATCGGGCGTAATCTGCTTAACGCTTTTATCAGAGAAACACATTAACTCTGGTGTCCAGGCTCAGCCTGGATACGGGTCGGATGCGGCTCTGCCGCTAACACATGGGATCTGGAGGCAGAGCCTCCTATTTGCATCCCAACGCAGAGCATTGGAACGAGAAAGTTTTAATTATCCCACTGCCAGACTATCCTTCAGCGCATACACGATCTGATCCTGCTGCATGGGCGAAAGTTCCGGGAACATCGGCAGCGACAGCACCTCCTGCGCCATTTGTTCCGAGACAGGCAGTTGACCGGGCTGATAGCCCAGAGACGCATAGACGGGCTGCAAATGCAGAGGCAGCGGATAGTAAATCATTGAGCTAACCCCCTGCTCCTGGAGGCGTTGCTTCACCCGATCGCGCTCATTCCCAGGCTTACCTTCGCTCAAGACGCGAATCGTGTACTGATTCCAAACGGATTTACCGCCTGCCATCGACTGAGGCAGCACAATTCCCGGCAGGGGACGCAATAGCTGGGCGTAGCGATCGGCGATCGTTTGCCGCTGGGTGTTCCACTGATCCAGGTGGCGAAGTTTAATTTGCAGAATCACTGCCTGAACCGCATCCAGACGGCTGTTCACCCCAACTTCTTCGTAGCGATATTTCTGATACTGTCCATGATCGCGAATCATGCGAACTTTGGCAGCGATCGCTTCATCATTGGTGATCACCGCTCCCCCGTCGCCGCAGGCTCCCAGATTTTTGGTAGGGAAGAAGCTAAAGCAGCCAATTTGCCCGATACCGCCAACCTTGCTCCCCTGCCACTCTGCTCCGGTAGACTGGGCACAGTCCTCAATCACGGGAATCTGGTGTTTCTGGGCGATTTCCATCAGGCGCGTCATATCCACCGGCTGCCCGAAGAGATGTACCGGGATAATGGCTTTGGTGCGATCGGTAATGGCAGCTTCCACCTGATCCAGATCTAGATTGAACGTCGCCGCATCAATATCCACAAAGACGGGCGTTGCCCCTACGGCGCTGATAGTTTCCGCAGTCGCCACAAAGGTAAACGGCGTTGTAATGACTTCATCCCCCGCGCCAATGTTGAGCGATCGCAGTGCCAGGTACAGAGCATCGGTACCGGAGTTGCAGGCAATGCCCTGGGACGCGCCCACGTACTGGGCAAACTGCTGCTCAAACTGCTCGACCGGACTGCCGCCGATATAGCGCCCGGATGCCAAAACCTCCAGGACAGCAGCACCCACTTCTTCGCCAATCAGCTTGTATTGCTCTGTTAAATCAAACGGGGGAATGGAATTCACTTGCGTTTACCGGGATTTTGGGTCGAGATACGTTTAAGCTAAACAGGAATATCTTGCCTTATCTCGTTTTAGAAGGGAAGCAAAGCAGTTTATGACGGCTGGGAGCGATACAGAGGTTCGAGCGATCGGGGATCTACTTGGAACCGGGGCAGTGGGAACGCTTTACGGGATTGGGGCAGGCGCAGGCGATCCAGAACTCATTACCGTTAAAGGACTCCGGATTCTGCGGCAGGTTCCGATCGTTGCGTTTCCCGCCGGACTTCGAGGCAATCCAGGCGTCGCGGAGCAGATTATCGCGGAATGGCTGCTGCCCCACCACAAAAAAATGCCGCTGAGCTTTCCCTATGTGCAGGATGAGGGGGAGCTAACGCAGGCATGGGAAATTGCCGCCGATCGGGTCTGGGAGGAACTGCGGCAGGGGAAGGATATTGCCTTTGTCTCGGAGGGAGATGTCAGCTTCTACAGCACCTTTACCTATCTGGCACAAACTCTTCAGGAACGGCATCCAGAGGCGATCGTCCAGACAATTCCGGGCATTTGTTCACCGATGGCGGCTGCGGCTGCGCTGGGAATTCCCCTGACGGTGCGGGCACAAAAGCTAATAATCCTGCCTGCCCTGTACAGCGTTACCGAATTAGAAACGGCGATCGCCAGTGCGGATGTGGTTGTTTTAATGAAGGTGAGTTCGGTCTATTCGCAGGTCTGGTCTGTGCTAAAACAGCATGGTCTGCTATCCCGCAGCTATGTGATCGAACGCGCCACCCTGCCGAATCAAGTCATCTATGCTGATTTAAGCGATCGTCCCTCGCTGAAGCTGCCCTATTTTTCGCTGATGATTGTGCAGGTGAGAGAAGCCTCCCAAAATCCGATCGAATTGTTTGGTTCGCTATCCTGATTCAGGCAACTTTCCGCTCTAGAGAAGAGTCTTAGTTCGCAGTCCTGATCGATCGGGCGATGTTCTGAAAGGGGATGCGGTAGGATCGAAAACGTTTGTTTAGGGGGACAGGGAATCGATCGTTTACTTCAAGTGTTTTAGAAGCGATTGAAAGAATTTTGTTTTAACGGTGCTTTAGTGAGAGGGCAAATATGGCATCCTCCTTTCGGAATCAGGATTTCGGGACAGTTCAAAAAACGATTCAGCAGTGGCTTAAGTACCCGGTCGTCTGGTCAGGACTGGCTTCGATCGGCGTACATGGCGTGCTGTTTTCCCTTTTGCCCTTTCTAAATGCGACTGCCCTCCGCGACAACCCACCGGACATTCAGCGATCGGTCGATCTGGTTGAACTGACACCCGAAGAACAGCAGCGACTTCCCGATTTTCCGGATGAAGTTCCGATCGATTTGCCGCCCCTGGCACAGTCCCCTTCGCAGAATCCGCCTGCCACTCCGCAGCGCAGTCCCTCGGAACAGCTAATCGCCCGCAA from Leptolyngbya ohadii IS1 includes the following:
- a CDS encoding D-alanyl-D-alanine carboxypeptidase, whose translation is MLDLFHGLLSLFFQQQEPKVQLLRSSNLSPWLDTVWVRSATVRKPDPQAELAMRTHLAALGALNLRLEGQGVWIQAGNEILAEHQGITPLPAASLTKTATTLAALETWGIDHRFETLVSAAGSIENGVLKGDLVVQGGGDPFFVWEEAIVLGNALRQKGIRQVTGNLIVSGNFAMNFEADPVKSGSLLKQGLDANRWSAEVSTQYSKLPPGTDRPQIRINGTVLVNSPEQIQAKSLTPLVRHQSLPMVDILKAMNIYSNNIMSEMMAQMLGGAAGVTQKVLQATQIPPEEIQIFNGSGLGEENRLSPRAVAAILIATQRYLQPRQLTVADIYPIQGRDWGTLKWREMPNGSAVKTGTLDAVSSLAGVIPTRDRGLVWFTIINLGTGDLGEFHRQQDRLLQRLQQSWGAPNPLPPAIQPSDRSRPSASRLGAAERNEIL
- a CDS encoding DegT/DnrJ/EryC1/StrS family aminotransferase — its product is MNSIPPFDLTEQYKLIGEEVGAAVLEVLASGRYIGGSPVEQFEQQFAQYVGASQGIACNSGTDALYLALRSLNIGAGDEVITTPFTFVATAETISAVGATPVFVDIDAATFNLDLDQVEAAITDRTKAIIPVHLFGQPVDMTRLMEIAQKHQIPVIEDCAQSTGAEWQGSKVGGIGQIGCFSFFPTKNLGACGDGGAVITNDEAIAAKVRMIRDHGQYQKYRYEEVGVNSRLDAVQAVILQIKLRHLDQWNTQRQTIADRYAQLLRPLPGIVLPQSMAGGKSVWNQYTIRVLSEGKPGNERDRVKQRLQEQGVSSMIYYPLPLHLQPVYASLGYQPGQLPVSEQMAQEVLSLPMFPELSPMQQDQIVYALKDSLAVG
- a CDS encoding precorrin-2 C(20)-methyltransferase, giving the protein MTAGSDTEVRAIGDLLGTGAVGTLYGIGAGAGDPELITVKGLRILRQVPIVAFPAGLRGNPGVAEQIIAEWLLPHHKKMPLSFPYVQDEGELTQAWEIAADRVWEELRQGKDIAFVSEGDVSFYSTFTYLAQTLQERHPEAIVQTIPGICSPMAAAAALGIPLTVRAQKLIILPALYSVTELETAIASADVVVLMKVSSVYSQVWSVLKQHGLLSRSYVIERATLPNQVIYADLSDRPSLKLPYFSLMIVQVREASQNPIELFGSLS